From one Halothece sp. PCC 7418 genomic stretch:
- the glgA gene encoding glycogen synthase GlgA, translating into MKILFVAAEAAPIAKVGGMGDVVGTLTPILRKMGHDVRILMPYYGFLPDKLEIPEKPVWQGSAMFQTFDILETLLPGTDVPLYLLGHAAFAPRRIYQGDDEPWRFTFFANGAAQFALNYWQPEVMHCHDWHTGMIPVWMYQTPEIKTVFTIHNLAYQGPARSQIEEMAWCPPYMQEHNVMAGAIQFADCVNTVSPTYAKQIQTPEYGEGLNDLLALKKDKIVGIVNGIDLEQYNPETDPNLDQPFSLEKIDDRAANKIALQEQVGLEINSGAFLVGMVTRLVEQKGLDLVLAILEQYLNYTGDQFLVLGTGEERYETQLRALADRFPGRMSVQLLYNDGLARRIYAGSDAFLMPSRFEPCGISQMMAMRYGCVPIVRRTGGLVDTVSHHNPIEQTGTGFCFSVYESLDLYTALIRASESYLYREPWRNLQERGMKQNFSWQRSAQKYVQLYEDILTPTADGETLKSTASPESTTVIAPTSQIELT; encoded by the coding sequence ATGAAAATCTTATTTGTTGCTGCCGAAGCTGCCCCCATTGCCAAAGTTGGCGGAATGGGAGATGTTGTGGGAACGCTGACCCCCATTCTCCGCAAAATGGGTCATGATGTGAGAATTTTAATGCCCTATTATGGCTTTCTCCCCGATAAGCTGGAAATTCCAGAGAAACCAGTTTGGCAGGGAAGTGCGATGTTTCAAACCTTTGATATTTTAGAGACACTTCTCCCTGGAACTGATGTTCCACTCTATTTGTTAGGACACGCTGCGTTTGCGCCCCGTCGCATTTATCAAGGGGATGATGAACCGTGGCGGTTTACCTTTTTTGCCAATGGGGCTGCTCAGTTTGCTTTGAACTATTGGCAGCCAGAGGTCATGCACTGTCATGATTGGCACACGGGGATGATTCCGGTGTGGATGTATCAAACCCCTGAAATTAAAACGGTCTTTACGATTCATAATTTAGCGTATCAGGGACCTGCGCGATCGCAGATTGAAGAAATGGCTTGGTGTCCGCCTTATATGCAGGAACATAATGTGATGGCGGGGGCGATCCAATTTGCGGATTGTGTAAATACGGTTTCGCCGACGTATGCCAAACAGATCCAAACTCCTGAATATGGGGAAGGCTTAAATGATCTTCTCGCGTTGAAAAAAGATAAAATTGTCGGCATTGTCAACGGAATTGATCTTGAGCAGTACAATCCAGAAACCGATCCCAACTTAGATCAACCCTTCTCTTTAGAAAAAATTGACGATCGCGCTGCCAATAAAATTGCCCTGCAAGAACAAGTCGGTTTAGAAATCAACAGTGGCGCGTTTTTAGTCGGTATGGTGACACGGTTGGTGGAACAAAAGGGATTAGATTTAGTCTTAGCGATTCTAGAACAGTATTTAAATTACACGGGCGATCAATTTTTAGTGTTAGGCACAGGAGAAGAACGCTATGAAACTCAACTCCGTGCTTTAGCGGATCGGTTTCCAGGGCGGATGTCCGTGCAACTCCTATACAATGATGGACTGGCGCGACGGATCTACGCTGGAAGTGATGCCTTTTTAATGCCCTCACGGTTTGAACCCTGTGGCATTAGTCAAATGATGGCGATGCGTTATGGTTGTGTTCCCATTGTCCGTCGCACAGGTGGCTTAGTGGATACAGTTTCTCATCATAATCCCATTGAACAAACTGGAACTGGATTTTGTTTTAGTGTTTATGAATCCTTAGACTTATATACAGCCCTGATTCGTGCTTCAGAAAGTTATCTCTATCGCGAACCGTGGCGCAACCTGCAAGAACGAGGAATGAAACAAAATTTCAGTTGGCAGCGATCGGCTCAAAAATATGTTCAACTCTATGAGGATATTTTAACCCCTACTGCTGATGGGGAAACCCTTAAATCCACTGCTTCTCCAGAATCAACGACAGTGATTGCTCCAACATCTCAAATTGAATTAACTTGA